In one Candidatus Eisenbacteria bacterium genomic region, the following are encoded:
- a CDS encoding glycine C-acetyltransferase, with amino-acid sequence MSRATATNNPLQFLDEALAQIRAEGLYRKLRVLAGEQRAAARFDSKDVINLSSNNYLGLTTHPKLREAALRALKELGVGSGSVRTIAGTMEIHMELERRIAAFKKTEASVVFQSGFAANAGTVAAILGKDDLILSDELNHASIIDGARLSRATIRVFPHRNPTELGRLLEETASVKRRLVITDGVFSMDGDIAPMPEIAALARAHGAIMMVDDAHASGVLGKAGRGTVDHFGLHGQVDIQVGTLSKAIGVLGGYVAGTRSLIEYLYHRARPFLFSTSHPPAVAAACIAAFDVLEAEPERIERLWSNTKRFKDGLKRLGFNTGISETPITPIFVGEADLAMKFSDRLFDRGLFAQGIGYPTVPKGKARLRTIVTATHTEEELDRALSILEEVGRGLEIIR; translated from the coding sequence ATGAGCCGCGCCACCGCGACGAACAACCCGCTCCAGTTCCTCGACGAGGCCCTCGCCCAGATCCGCGCCGAAGGCCTCTACCGAAAGCTCCGCGTCCTGGCTGGGGAGCAGCGCGCGGCCGCGCGCTTCGACTCGAAGGACGTGATCAACCTTTCGTCGAACAACTACCTGGGATTGACGACCCACCCGAAGCTCCGCGAGGCCGCGCTCCGCGCGCTCAAGGAGCTGGGGGTCGGCTCCGGCTCGGTCCGGACCATCGCGGGGACGATGGAGATCCACATGGAGCTGGAGCGGAGGATCGCGGCCTTCAAGAAGACCGAGGCCTCCGTCGTCTTCCAGAGCGGTTTCGCCGCGAACGCCGGGACCGTGGCCGCGATTCTCGGAAAGGACGACCTGATTCTCTCGGACGAGCTGAACCACGCGAGCATCATCGACGGCGCGCGGTTGAGCCGGGCGACGATCCGGGTCTTCCCGCACCGCAATCCCACCGAGCTCGGACGCCTCCTCGAGGAGACCGCGTCGGTGAAGCGCCGTCTCGTGATCACCGACGGGGTCTTCAGCATGGACGGCGACATCGCGCCGATGCCGGAGATCGCGGCGCTCGCGAGGGCGCACGGGGCCATCATGATGGTGGACGACGCCCACGCGAGCGGCGTTCTGGGCAAGGCCGGGCGCGGCACCGTCGATCACTTCGGGCTGCACGGACAGGTCGACATCCAGGTAGGGACCCTCTCCAAGGCGATCGGCGTCCTGGGCGGCTACGTGGCCGGCACGCGATCCCTCATCGAGTACCTGTATCACCGAGCGAGGCCGTTCCTCTTCAGCACCTCTCATCCTCCGGCGGTCGCGGCGGCCTGCATCGCGGCCTTCGACGTTCTGGAGGCCGAGCCGGAGCGCATCGAGCGGCTGTGGTCGAACACGAAGCGCTTCAAGGACGGGTTGAAGCGCCTCGGGTTCAACACGGGAATCAGCGAGACCCCGATCACGCCCATCTTCGTGGGAGAGGCCGACCTCGCGATGAAGTTCTCCGACCGCCTCTTCGACCGCGGCCTCTTCGCGCAGGGGATCGGCTACCCGACCGTCCCGAAGGGGAAGGCGCGGCTCCGCACGATCGTGACCGCGACGCACACCGAAGAGGAGCTGGACCGCGCCCTCTCCATCCTCGAAGAGGTGGGGCGAGGCCTCGAAATCATCCGCTGA
- a CDS encoding L-threonine 3-dehydrogenase, producing the protein MTQGTMWAMEKSAPGPGLTRITAPIPNVGPRDVRIRVTAFAICGTDLHIVEWDRWAESRIKPPLIPGHEFTGIVESVGSEVALVRAGDRVTGETHIYCGLCYACRRGLLHLCKNVQILGVDRQGAFADFVVIPEQNVWKVDPKIPEEIAAVHDPLGNAVHTALAGPVAGLRFAVFGCGPIGCFAVGVLKSAGAAWVAAIDKNPIRLELAEKMGADRLLHVERDAVVRSILDATGGDGVDGMLEMSGSAGALRDGFEVLANGGRVSLLGIPSKPLEIDVAKEIIFRGATVQGINGRWIFDTWYRMEALLLSGKLDIRPVITHVLGWDDFHQAVELQRSGKAGKIVLVRDRK; encoded by the coding sequence GTGACCCAGGGCACGATGTGGGCGATGGAGAAATCGGCCCCAGGGCCGGGCCTCACGCGCATCACCGCGCCGATCCCGAACGTCGGGCCGAGGGACGTGAGAATCCGCGTCACGGCCTTCGCGATCTGCGGGACCGACCTCCACATCGTGGAGTGGGATCGCTGGGCGGAGTCGCGGATCAAGCCCCCGCTCATTCCGGGCCACGAATTCACGGGGATCGTCGAATCGGTCGGCTCCGAGGTGGCGCTCGTACGGGCCGGGGATCGCGTCACCGGCGAGACGCACATCTACTGCGGCCTTTGCTACGCCTGCCGCCGCGGACTCCTCCATCTCTGCAAGAACGTCCAGATCCTGGGCGTGGACCGGCAGGGCGCCTTCGCCGACTTCGTCGTGATTCCCGAGCAGAACGTCTGGAAGGTGGATCCCAAGATTCCCGAGGAGATCGCGGCGGTCCACGATCCGCTCGGAAACGCGGTCCACACGGCGCTGGCGGGTCCCGTCGCGGGGCTCCGCTTCGCGGTCTTCGGCTGCGGGCCGATCGGCTGCTTCGCGGTGGGGGTTCTAAAGTCGGCGGGAGCGGCGTGGGTGGCGGCGATCGACAAGAACCCGATCCGGCTCGAGCTCGCCGAGAAAATGGGCGCGGACCGGCTCCTCCACGTGGAGCGGGACGCGGTCGTGCGCTCGATCCTCGACGCGACGGGGGGCGACGGCGTCGACGGAATGCTCGAGATGTCGGGCAGCGCGGGCGCGCTCAGGGACGGCTTCGAGGTGCTCGCCAACGGAGGGCGCGTCTCGCTCCTCGGCATCCCGTCGAAGCCGCTCGAGATCGACGTGGCCAAGGAGATCATCTTCCGCGGGGCCACCGTGCAGGGAATCAACGGCCGCTGGATCTTCGACACGTGGTACCGGATGGAGGCGCTCCTCCTCTCCGGGAAGCTCGACATCCGGCCGGTGATCACGCACGTGCTCGGCTGGGACGATTTCCACCAGGCGGTGGAGCTCCAACGCTCGGGCAAGGCGGGAAAGATCGTGCTGGTGCGGGACCGCAAATGA
- a CDS encoding D-2-hydroxyacid dehydrogenase: MPALAPRVHGAPPARAGAGVAPAPSRFQEGRMTRVLITHAEPEALAREVEGVLGESIPWTGLEGAGDATADVWFCAGLPPPAPVALPALRWIQSGWAGIEAWSGRPEWRDGVTLTRTVGDFPKRIAEYVFGYLLAWELGVPEALRQMEAREWKRWTPGTLAGSSLLVVGYGAIGAHVGSVGRELGMRVEGIRRGPVPAGEDAAGMYGPDAIRDRLPHAEFIVNLLPHTPATESFWNRERFALMREGATFVNASRGATVDEAALLEGIAKGRPARALLDVFREEPLPATHPLRTAKGIWITPHVAGIGTLRPLAEDFAENWRRYRSGVALRNVVDRARGY; encoded by the coding sequence ATGCCCGCTCTCGCACCACGCGTGCATGGAGCGCCTCCCGCCCGAGCTGGTGCTGGCGTCGCTCCGGCCCCTTCTCGCTTCCAGGAAGGTCGGATGACGCGGGTCCTGATCACCCACGCGGAGCCCGAGGCTCTGGCGCGGGAAGTCGAGGGAGTCCTCGGAGAGTCGATCCCGTGGACGGGGCTAGAGGGCGCCGGGGACGCGACCGCCGACGTCTGGTTCTGCGCGGGGCTCCCACCGCCCGCGCCGGTAGCCCTCCCGGCGCTTCGATGGATTCAGAGCGGCTGGGCGGGCATCGAGGCATGGTCCGGTCGCCCGGAATGGCGCGACGGCGTGACCTTGACCCGCACCGTGGGGGACTTTCCGAAGCGGATCGCCGAGTACGTGTTCGGCTATCTGCTCGCGTGGGAGCTCGGCGTTCCGGAAGCGCTGCGCCAGATGGAAGCCCGCGAATGGAAGCGATGGACGCCCGGGACGCTGGCGGGCAGCTCGCTCCTCGTGGTCGGGTACGGCGCGATCGGGGCTCACGTGGGCTCCGTGGGGCGGGAGCTGGGCATGCGCGTGGAGGGAATCCGGAGAGGGCCGGTCCCCGCGGGGGAGGACGCGGCGGGAATGTACGGGCCGGATGCGATTCGCGACCGGCTGCCGCACGCCGAGTTCATCGTCAACCTTCTGCCGCACACCCCCGCGACGGAATCGTTCTGGAACCGGGAGCGCTTCGCGCTCATGCGGGAGGGCGCGACCTTCGTGAATGCCTCGCGGGGCGCCACCGTCGACGAGGCGGCGCTTCTGGAGGGAATCGCGAAGGGACGCCCGGCGCGGGCGCTCCTCGACGTCTTCCGCGAGGAGCCTCTGCCGGCCACGCATCCCCTTCGAACGGCCAAGGGAATCTGGATCACGCCGCACGTGGCCGGGATCGGCACGCTCCGGCCGCTCGCGGAGGACTTCGCGGAGAATTGGCGGCGATATCGCAGCGGGGTCGCGCTCCGGAACGTTGTCGACCGGGCCCGGGGCTACTAG
- a CDS encoding glycosyltransferase family 9 protein gives MPQGPAVVVRFSSLGDVLLAAHVPSFLRAADPGRHVLFVTKEQYAGALRGHPDIDRFYVLRDGTSDPAEPAPFGFVGGLGDLVAALRREGIAEVIDLHQNLRSSRIVGAFDQAKRTLPQKHGLRRRLMVHARWIRVKPVPPLLETYRSLAGLPPDAPLKPWLRDALTGAERSRATARLGADAGRGFVFLGVGARWETKRWPARHFVALGTAIASDLGLGVRYAIDPKERLLEAELRALLPEGRHAEIASLGFRDAAALAAGASAIVSNDSALLHLGPALGVPGLGIFGSTVPAFGFAPQGPRDSVVEIPLGCRPCDVHGKRRCPLSHHACMERLPPELVLASLRPLLASRKVG, from the coding sequence GTGCCCCAGGGACCGGCGGTTGTCGTCCGGTTCTCGTCGTTGGGCGACGTTCTGCTCGCCGCGCACGTGCCCTCGTTCCTTCGCGCCGCCGATCCCGGCCGCCACGTCCTCTTCGTCACCAAGGAGCAGTACGCCGGCGCGCTCCGTGGCCATCCCGACATCGACCGCTTCTACGTGCTGCGCGACGGAACGAGCGATCCCGCCGAGCCCGCCCCCTTCGGGTTCGTGGGCGGGCTCGGGGATCTCGTCGCAGCGCTCCGGCGTGAGGGGATCGCGGAGGTGATCGACCTTCACCAGAATCTTCGATCGTCGCGGATCGTGGGGGCCTTCGATCAGGCGAAGCGGACCCTGCCGCAAAAGCACGGCCTTCGCCGCCGGCTCATGGTTCACGCGCGCTGGATCCGCGTGAAGCCCGTTCCGCCGCTCCTCGAAACCTACCGCTCTCTCGCGGGGTTGCCGCCGGACGCGCCGCTCAAGCCGTGGCTTCGCGACGCCCTCACCGGGGCCGAGCGCTCGCGGGCGACGGCGCGGCTGGGCGCGGACGCGGGGCGCGGCTTCGTGTTCCTCGGCGTCGGGGCGCGGTGGGAGACGAAGCGGTGGCCGGCGCGGCACTTCGTCGCGCTCGGGACGGCGATCGCCTCCGATCTCGGCCTGGGCGTCCGCTACGCGATCGACCCCAAGGAGCGCTTGCTGGAGGCGGAGCTTCGCGCGCTTCTCCCGGAGGGGCGCCACGCCGAGATCGCCTCGCTTGGGTTTCGCGACGCGGCGGCCCTCGCGGCGGGCGCCTCGGCGATCGTCTCGAACGATTCCGCTCTCCTCCATCTGGGGCCGGCCCTCGGCGTGCCCGGTCTGGGGATCTTCGGGAGCACGGTTCCCGCATTCGGGTTCGCGCCCCAGGGCCCCCGCGACTCGGTGGTGGAGATCCCGCTCGGCTGCAGGCCCTGCGACGTGCACGGGAAACGGCGATGCCCGCTCTCGCACCACGCGTGCATGGAGCGCCTCCCGCCCGAGCTGGTGCTGGCGTCGCTCCGGCCCCTTCTCGCTTCCAGGAAGGTCGGATGA
- a CDS encoding ABC transporter ATP-binding protein, translated as MTRPRTKQSSASLRLLQYLRPYRGRLLVTAALMVGFALTSGITIGMISPFVKILFTPRHQAAVGPRAPGAAEPAAPIAMIPGVGGMGTEREIGAGPAPGASAGAPESGIAPRFTGWKRDMRTWFEGFFMTGDPIRSLNRICLTLLIVFLLKNAFDYLQSVLTVWVEQAVVRDLRNEVYSHLHQLSLSFFHSRRTGALLSRLTNDISLVRGALAAGFSNLIKSGLLLAVCLFWIFWTSWRLALLSVIVIPPSIFLIVWLGKKLRRRSTITQERMADLNSILQETLTGIRVVKAFSMEEFEKRKFARAAQDYFRSFVRQKRLGSMAGPLTEFLGVVAATLVLWYGGHEILLQRALEPQQFFIFLFAMLQLMAPLKSLSNVNATIQEGLAAAVRIFRLLDTQPTVASRPDARTVVSIRDGFEFEGVSFRYGSGGDVLHDVSFRARVGEMVALVGPSGAGKSTLVDLVARFYDPSQGRILLDGLDLREYDVASLRRLMGVVTQEPILFNDTVWNNIAYGVPDADEESVRLAARSANAERFILQTTEGYQTKIGDRGMLLSGGERQRIAIARAIFKNPPLLLLDEATSSLDSESELLVQEALEALFAGRTVFVIAHRLSTIQRADRIFVLDGGRIVQTGTHPELVQVPGLYQKLHRLQFRLADAELAAQNRAS; from the coding sequence TTGACCCGTCCCCGCACCAAGCAATCGAGCGCCTCGCTCCGTCTCCTCCAGTACCTGCGGCCCTACCGCGGTAGGCTCCTCGTCACCGCCGCCCTCATGGTCGGCTTCGCCCTCACGAGCGGGATCACGATCGGCATGATCTCGCCCTTCGTGAAGATCCTCTTCACGCCGCGCCATCAGGCCGCCGTCGGGCCGCGGGCTCCGGGCGCCGCCGAGCCGGCCGCGCCCATCGCGATGATCCCCGGCGTGGGTGGGATGGGGACGGAGCGCGAGATTGGGGCTGGCCCTGCGCCGGGCGCATCCGCCGGCGCTCCGGAGAGCGGGATCGCGCCGCGGTTCACCGGCTGGAAGCGGGACATGCGGACCTGGTTCGAAGGTTTCTTCATGACCGGCGACCCCATCCGCTCGCTCAACCGGATCTGCCTCACGCTCCTGATCGTCTTCCTCCTCAAGAATGCGTTCGATTATCTGCAGAGCGTGCTGACCGTCTGGGTCGAGCAGGCGGTCGTGCGCGATCTGAGGAATGAGGTCTATTCGCACCTCCACCAGCTCTCCCTGTCGTTCTTTCACTCGCGTCGAACCGGGGCGCTCCTCTCGCGTCTTACGAACGACATCTCGCTGGTGCGCGGCGCGCTCGCGGCCGGATTCAGCAACCTCATCAAGAGCGGACTCCTCCTGGCGGTCTGTCTCTTCTGGATTTTCTGGACCTCCTGGCGGCTGGCGCTCCTCTCGGTGATCGTGATCCCGCCCTCGATCTTCCTCATCGTCTGGCTCGGGAAGAAGCTGCGCCGGCGCAGCACCATCACCCAGGAGCGGATGGCGGACCTGAACTCGATCCTCCAGGAGACCCTGACCGGAATCCGGGTGGTGAAGGCGTTCTCCATGGAGGAATTCGAGAAGCGCAAGTTCGCCCGCGCGGCGCAGGACTACTTCCGCTCCTTCGTGAGGCAGAAGCGCCTGGGCTCGATGGCCGGCCCCCTGACGGAGTTCCTCGGCGTGGTGGCCGCCACGCTGGTGCTCTGGTACGGAGGGCACGAAATCCTCCTCCAACGGGCTCTGGAGCCGCAGCAGTTCTTCATCTTTCTCTTCGCGATGCTCCAGTTGATGGCCCCGCTCAAGTCGCTCAGCAACGTGAACGCGACGATCCAGGAGGGGCTCGCGGCGGCGGTGCGCATCTTCCGCCTCCTCGACACGCAGCCGACCGTGGCGAGCCGGCCCGACGCGCGGACGGTGGTGTCGATCCGCGATGGGTTCGAGTTCGAGGGCGTATCGTTCCGCTACGGATCCGGCGGCGACGTGCTGCACGACGTCTCCTTCCGCGCGCGGGTCGGGGAGATGGTGGCGCTGGTAGGGCCGAGCGGGGCGGGGAAGTCGACCCTCGTCGATTTGGTGGCCCGCTTCTACGATCCGAGCCAGGGGCGGATCCTGCTCGACGGCCTGGATCTCCGCGAGTACGACGTCGCCTCGCTCCGTCGGCTGATGGGCGTGGTGACCCAGGAGCCGATCCTGTTCAACGATACCGTCTGGAACAACATCGCCTACGGCGTTCCCGACGCGGACGAGGAGTCGGTCCGTCTCGCCGCCCGGTCGGCGAACGCGGAGCGGTTCATTCTCCAGACGACGGAGGGGTACCAGACCAAGATCGGGGATCGCGGAATGCTGCTCTCGGGCGGCGAGCGGCAGCGGATCGCGATCGCGCGCGCCATCTTCAAGAACCCGCCGCTCCTCCTCCTTGACGAAGCAACGTCCAGCCTCGACTCGGAATCCGAGCTTCTGGTGCAGGAGGCGCTGGAGGCGCTCTTCGCGGGACGCACGGTGTTCGTCATCGCGCACCGACTCTCGACGATCCAGCGGGCGGACCGCATCTTCGTGCTCGACGGGGGCCGGATCGTCCAGACCGGCACCCATCCGGAGCTGGTCCAGGTTCCGGGACTCTACCAGAAGCTGCACCGCCTCCAGTTCCGCCTCGCCGACGCCGAGCTCGCAGCCCAGAACCGGGCGAGCTGA
- the nadB gene encoding L-aspartate oxidase yields MKRSKQSQLEADVLVIGSGIAGLSVALHAAQFARVLVATKVDALESNTNYAQGGVAAALGEDDALSIHERDTLECGRGLCDPEAVHVLVEDGPTEIMRLVSLGVRFSRDPRDRGRFALGREGGHSRRRIVHARDRTGNAIERVLLKKARAHPKITVLENHLAVDLILESRHLGGRRRLPSRDRVWGAYLLDRATGEIVPAAAKATVLATGGCGKAYLYTTNPDIATGDGLAAAFRAGAPVANLEFMQFHPTCLYHPEAKSFLISEAVRGEGAKLLTTDGKPFMQRYHRLRELAPRDTVARAIDFEMKRRGDKYVLLDMARLGKRLLMRRFPHITKRVQELGYDIFHDPIPVVPAAHYMCGGVVTDLEGRTAIPGLYACGEVASTGVHGANRLASNSLLEAMVFSRRAGRAVLRQVAQEPGDRPPRLPSWRLDGAVQAKEQVIFDHNWDALRRVMWDYMGIVRSDERLARAAAMVRVLRDQTESDYWRYRLDADLVELRNVGLVADLIVACARRRRESRGLHYNVDHPKVDDRRYRRDTVLTRQDVR; encoded by the coding sequence GTGAAGCGATCGAAGCAGAGCCAGCTCGAAGCGGACGTGCTCGTGATCGGGAGCGGGATCGCGGGACTTTCCGTTGCCCTCCACGCGGCCCAGTTCGCGCGCGTTCTCGTCGCGACCAAGGTCGATGCCCTCGAGTCGAACACCAATTACGCGCAGGGAGGGGTCGCGGCCGCGCTGGGGGAGGACGACGCGCTCTCGATCCACGAGCGCGACACATTGGAATGCGGCCGCGGCCTCTGCGATCCCGAGGCGGTTCACGTCCTGGTCGAGGACGGCCCGACCGAGATCATGCGCCTCGTTTCGCTCGGGGTCCGGTTTTCGCGCGATCCGCGCGATCGCGGTCGGTTCGCCCTGGGGCGCGAGGGCGGGCATTCGAGGCGAAGGATCGTCCACGCGAGGGACCGGACCGGGAACGCGATCGAGCGGGTGCTCCTCAAGAAAGCGCGTGCTCACCCCAAGATCACGGTTCTCGAGAACCACCTGGCCGTCGATCTCATCCTCGAATCGCGGCATCTGGGAGGCCGGAGGAGGCTGCCCTCGAGGGACCGCGTCTGGGGCGCGTACCTGCTGGATCGGGCGACGGGGGAGATCGTTCCCGCCGCCGCGAAGGCCACGGTGCTCGCCACCGGCGGATGCGGCAAGGCCTACCTCTACACGACGAACCCGGACATCGCGACCGGCGACGGGCTCGCGGCGGCGTTCCGCGCGGGCGCGCCGGTCGCCAACCTCGAATTCATGCAGTTTCACCCCACCTGCCTCTACCATCCGGAAGCCAAGTCGTTTCTCATCTCCGAGGCGGTGCGTGGGGAGGGCGCGAAGCTCCTCACGACCGACGGAAAGCCGTTCATGCAGCGCTACCACCGGCTGCGCGAGCTGGCGCCGCGCGATACCGTGGCGCGCGCGATCGACTTCGAGATGAAGCGCCGCGGCGACAAGTACGTCCTCCTGGACATGGCGCGCCTCGGCAAGCGGCTTCTGATGCGCCGGTTCCCCCATATCACGAAGCGCGTGCAGGAGCTTGGCTACGACATCTTCCACGACCCGATCCCGGTCGTCCCGGCGGCACACTACATGTGCGGGGGCGTCGTCACCGATCTGGAGGGGCGGACGGCGATCCCGGGCCTCTACGCGTGCGGCGAGGTGGCCTCGACCGGCGTCCACGGGGCGAACCGCCTCGCGTCCAACTCCCTTCTCGAGGCGATGGTCTTCTCGCGCCGCGCCGGCAGGGCGGTGCTCCGCCAAGTGGCCCAGGAGCCCGGGGATCGGCCGCCGCGCCTCCCGTCCTGGCGCCTGGACGGGGCGGTGCAGGCGAAGGAGCAGGTGATCTTCGACCACAATTGGGATGCCTTGCGGCGGGTCATGTGGGACTATATGGGTATCGTACGCAGTGACGAACGTCTGGCTCGGGCCGCGGCCATGGTGCGGGTGCTCCGGGACCAGACCGAGAGCGACTACTGGAGGTATCGGCTCGACGCCGATCTGGTGGAGCTCAGGAACGTCGGCTTGGTCGCGGATCTGATCGTGGCCTGCGCCCGGCGGCGCCGGGAGAGCCGCGGGCTCCACTACAACGTCGACCATCCAAAGGTCGACGACCGCCGCTACCGCCGAGACACCGTGCTCACCCGGCAGGACGTGCGCTGA
- the lpxK gene encoding tetraacyldisaccharide 4'-kinase — MRPESVGRRGLAGARRRGLVGVLERGWSGEAGSIPWTRALLPAAAVYAAASARARARAADARRSLPGLYVISIGNLTVGGTGKTALARWLALQAMELGASPAVLLRGHGAIRRDRDTDVVPDLDGYPLGQAVDRLGDEAAAHRAALPRGATVVVDRDRYRGARAAQSGYGARVAILDDGWEQGGLRWDELWVTLDPDRPQGNGLVLPAGPLRRPASTLREASVIAFVMEEAGVELPAATKSWVAARAPGVPMLRFRRHLDGTSAIGERTAEPWGAGAPPAGLLSGVGAPARLERFARASGIRLASHSVFPDHARWSADAVASALRFASGAGAAIALITEKDEPRWPGGLSSTLPVRVLRASLRPLDPVEGALARLRAAAAATPPIGPISRTEGPDRR, encoded by the coding sequence ATGAGGCCGGAGAGCGTGGGTCGCCGGGGTCTCGCCGGTGCCAGGCGGCGCGGTCTTGTCGGCGTCCTCGAGCGCGGCTGGTCCGGCGAGGCCGGGTCGATCCCGTGGACGCGCGCGCTCCTTCCCGCCGCGGCGGTCTACGCCGCGGCCTCCGCCCGCGCGCGCGCTCGCGCCGCGGACGCTCGCCGTTCTCTTCCCGGCCTCTATGTGATCTCGATCGGGAACCTCACGGTCGGTGGCACCGGAAAGACCGCCCTCGCCCGGTGGCTCGCCCTTCAGGCGATGGAGCTCGGCGCGAGCCCGGCGGTACTCCTGCGAGGCCACGGCGCGATCCGGCGCGACAGGGATACCGATGTGGTGCCCGATCTGGACGGCTATCCGCTCGGGCAAGCGGTGGACCGCCTTGGAGACGAAGCGGCCGCGCATCGCGCCGCCCTCCCGCGCGGGGCGACGGTCGTGGTCGATCGGGATCGGTACCGGGGAGCTCGCGCCGCGCAAAGCGGATACGGCGCCCGGGTCGCGATCCTCGACGACGGCTGGGAGCAGGGCGGCTTGCGGTGGGACGAGCTATGGGTGACCCTGGACCCGGACCGGCCTCAAGGGAATGGATTGGTCCTTCCCGCGGGACCGCTCCGCCGCCCCGCGTCGACCCTTCGTGAGGCCTCGGTGATCGCCTTTGTGATGGAGGAGGCAGGAGTGGAGCTCCCGGCCGCGACGAAGAGCTGGGTCGCTGCGCGGGCTCCCGGTGTGCCGATGCTCCGGTTCCGGCGCCATCTGGACGGTACGTCGGCGATCGGGGAAAGGACGGCGGAGCCATGGGGCGCGGGGGCCCCGCCGGCCGGCCTTCTCTCGGGCGTCGGAGCGCCCGCCCGCCTCGAGCGATTCGCGCGGGCTTCCGGCATCCGCCTCGCCTCGCATTCCGTGTTCCCGGACCACGCGCGCTGGAGCGCCGATGCGGTCGCCTCCGCGCTCCGGTTCGCGTCGGGGGCCGGCGCCGCGATCGCCCTGATCACGGAGAAGGACGAGCCCCGCTGGCCCGGAGGATTGAGCTCGACCCTCCCGGTGCGCGTGCTCCGGGCCTCACTTCGTCCCCTCGACCCGGTCGAGGGAGCGCTGGCGCGGCTCCGCGCCGCGGCGGCAGCGACGCCCCCGATCGGGCCAATCTCCCGCACGGAAGGACCGGACCGTCGGTGA
- the lpxB gene encoding lipid-A-disaccharide synthase, translated as MGLRREPDGEPDLAREGPQDPVLRVERVPLDRLPESDDRGVFARPRVGRGGGRRLDAPDSPARDSRNGERSAGVRAQTRPLPPGRAGALVGGVGDGSRRAPGGRSDRAADRADSPPGHSGLTAVSLIVSAGDPSGDRLGAALLDALRARGVSVEAAGLGGPALRAAGFTEVASMESVAVMGFAEVIRHLPAIRRARAALVDLLARRSDAIFLPIDSPGLNLGLARAAHRMGRGVVYYVCPQIWAWGYGRVRRLREDVDLTLLLFRFEEAILSREGARARWVGHPAGALTTDPGRREEARRGLGIAPSETLIAVLPGSRRGEVRRHLGPMLEAAARLVNHGARGIRVAVSDAGPVAGIASRGRVADLWRLIAPIHHRGDSETLLRAADLALVASGTATLETAALGVPMVIVYKTGALNYAIARRVVRLQRIGLANIVAESDAAPERIQGNATGPRIASAAATLLDVPAERERQRAAFASLQERLGGAGSAGRAADALLEFISERRPATAAASSG; from the coding sequence ATCGGGCTGCGTCGCGAACCTGACGGCGAGCCGGATCTCGCGCGAGAAGGTCCGCAAGATCCGGTTCTTCGAGTCGAGCGAGTACCTCTCGATCGATTGCCTGAATCGGACGATCGAGGCGTATTCGCTCGCCCCCGCGTCGGCCGGGGCGGAGGCCGGCGATTGGATGCGCCGGATTCGCCCGCTCGCGATTCGCGTAACGGAGAGCGATCCGCTGGAGTCCGAGCTCAGACACGTCCTCTCCCTCCTGGCCGAGCCGGCGCGCTCGTGGGCGGAGTCGGAGACGGCTCTCGACGCGCTCCGGGCGGCCGATCTGATCGGGCGGCAGATCGCGCCGATTCTCCCCCAGGGCATTCCGGTCTGACCGCGGTCAGCCTCATCGTGTCGGCCGGCGATCCCTCGGGGGACCGGCTCGGCGCGGCGCTTCTCGACGCCCTGCGCGCCCGCGGAGTCTCGGTTGAAGCCGCGGGCCTCGGGGGTCCGGCGCTCCGCGCCGCCGGCTTCACGGAGGTCGCGTCGATGGAGTCGGTGGCCGTGATGGGCTTCGCAGAGGTCATCCGCCACCTTCCCGCGATCCGCCGCGCCCGCGCGGCGCTCGTGGATCTGCTGGCCCGGCGTTCCGATGCGATCTTCCTTCCGATCGACTCGCCCGGATTGAACCTCGGGCTCGCTCGAGCGGCCCACCGCATGGGGCGCGGCGTGGTGTACTACGTCTGTCCGCAGATCTGGGCCTGGGGATATGGGCGTGTCCGGCGACTCCGGGAGGACGTGGATTTGACGCTCCTGCTCTTCCGCTTCGAGGAGGCGATCCTGAGCCGCGAGGGAGCGCGGGCGCGCTGGGTGGGGCATCCCGCCGGCGCCTTGACCACCGATCCCGGGCGGCGCGAAGAGGCACGCCGCGGGCTGGGGATCGCTCCCTCGGAGACCTTGATCGCGGTCCTTCCGGGGAGCCGCCGCGGCGAAGTGCGCCGCCACCTCGGGCCCATGCTCGAGGCGGCCGCCCGGCTCGTGAACCACGGCGCACGGGGGATCCGGGTCGCGGTGAGCGACGCGGGACCGGTCGCCGGGATCGCCTCGCGCGGGAGAGTGGCCGATCTGTGGCGGCTGATCGCGCCGATCCACCATCGCGGCGATTCGGAGACACTGCTCCGCGCCGCGGACCTGGCGCTCGTGGCTTCGGGAACCGCGACGCTCGAGACGGCCGCGCTCGGCGTGCCGATGGTGATCGTCTACAAGACCGGCGCCCTCAACTACGCGATCGCGCGGCGCGTGGTGCGCCTCCAGCGGATCGGGCTTGCCAATATCGTCGCGGAGTCGGACGCCGCGCCGGAGCGGATCCAGGGAAACGCGACCGGACCGCGGATCGCCTCCGCCGCGGCGACGCTCCTCGATGTGCCGGCCGAGCGCGAGCGGCAGCGCGCCGCCTTCGCCTCGCTCCAGGAGCGCCTTGGCGGCGCGGGCTCCGCCGGCCGCGCGGCCGATGCCCTCCTCGAGTTCATCTCCGAGCGACGCCCGGCCACCGCGGCGGCGTCCTCTGGCTGA